A section of the Primulina eburnea isolate SZY01 chromosome 1, ASM2296580v1, whole genome shotgun sequence genome encodes:
- the LOC140807639 gene encoding uncharacterized protein, producing the protein MAPFKALYGRKFRSPLFWDEIGEKQLTGPELIQEMNDKIHLIRKRIKSAQDRQASYADRRRRPLEFNKGDRVFLKISPFRGTVRFGIKGKLSPRYIGLYAILERVGSLAYRLALPPALSKIHNVFHVSMLRKYEPDPNHVLPPDEVELDPTLAYVEQPICILDQKEKVLRNKTISLVRVNGLVMEKKSLLGN; encoded by the coding sequence atggcaccatttaAAGCCTTATATGGAAGAAAATTCAGATcaccattattttgggatgaaatAGGTGAAAAGCAACTGACTGGGCCAGAACTAATACAAGAAATGAACGATAAAATCCATTTGATCAGAAAACGAATAAAATCTGCTCAAGACCGACAAGCTAGTTACGCGGATCGGCGAAGGAGGCcgcttgaattcaataaaggagATCGAGTATTCCTAAAAATTTCACCATTCAGAGGAACAGTTCGATTCGGCATCAAAGGAAAATTATCACCGCGCTACATTGGTCTATACGCAATTCTAGAACGTGTGGGAAGTTTGGCATATCGGTTGGCATTACCACCTGCATTATCAAAAATTCATAACGTGTTTCACGTTTCCATGCTACGGAAATATGAACCCGATCCAAATCATGTTCTGCCGCCAGATGAAGTTGAATTAGACCCAACACTAGCATATGTCGAGCAACCAATTTGTATTTTGGATCAGAAAGAAAAAGTTTTGCGTAACAAAACAATTTCCCTTGTACGTGTTAATGGTCTCGTCATGGAGAAGAAGAGTCTACTTGGGAATTAG